A genomic region of Bosea sp. 124 contains the following coding sequences:
- the istA gene encoding IS21 family transposase: MFAVEVYAAVRQFVFNQGKSRREAARVFGLSRETIAKMCRFSLPPGYTRTKPAGKPKLGPLLPVIDAILEADRSAPVKQRHTAKRIFERLRDEHGFAGGYTVVKDYVRIGRARGRETFVPLAHPPGHAQVDFGEAIAVIGGVRQKIHFFCMDLPQSDACFVKAYPRETTEAFLDGHVSAFGFFEGVPLSILYDNTRIAVAKICGDGKRERTRAFTELVSHYLFRDRFGRPGKGNDKGKVEGLVKYARSNFMTPIPVVASFEALNARLAERCRLRQGERAGRHAGTIGERLVADLAALRDLPAVPLEPCEKRSARVSSTALVRYRSNDYSVPTAYGFQDVVVKGFVDAVVILCGGAEIARHPRCYGEGVFVSNPLHYLALIETKPNALDQAAALQGWDLPEAFQHLRHLLEARMGNRGKREFIQVLRLMEAMPRDMVTFAVTEAIRLGAIGFDAVKLIALARIERRPARLDLSAYPHLPRTTVRTTAAADYAVLLPEEAA; this comes from the coding sequence ATGTTCGCGGTGGAGGTCTACGCGGCGGTTCGGCAGTTCGTGTTCAATCAGGGGAAGAGCCGCCGGGAGGCGGCGCGTGTTTTTGGTCTGAGCCGCGAGACGATTGCGAAGATGTGCCGGTTCTCGCTGCCGCCGGGGTACACGCGAACGAAGCCTGCCGGGAAGCCGAAGTTGGGTCCGTTGCTGCCGGTGATCGACGCAATCCTGGAGGCTGACCGGAGCGCGCCGGTGAAGCAGCGCCATACGGCCAAGCGGATCTTCGAGCGCCTGCGCGACGAGCATGGTTTCGCTGGCGGCTACACGGTGGTGAAGGATTACGTGCGGATCGGCCGGGCGCGTGGGCGCGAGACCTTCGTGCCGCTGGCGCATCCGCCGGGACACGCCCAGGTGGATTTCGGCGAGGCGATCGCGGTGATTGGCGGGGTTCGGCAGAAGATCCATTTCTTCTGCATGGACCTGCCGCAGTCGGACGCCTGCTTCGTGAAGGCCTATCCCCGCGAGACGACGGAAGCGTTCCTGGACGGCCATGTCTCGGCCTTCGGCTTCTTCGAAGGGGTGCCGCTGTCGATCCTGTACGACAACACGCGCATCGCGGTGGCGAAGATCTGCGGCGACGGCAAGCGCGAGCGAACCCGCGCCTTCACCGAGCTGGTCAGCCATTATCTGTTCCGGGATCGCTTCGGCCGTCCAGGCAAGGGCAACGACAAGGGCAAGGTCGAGGGCCTGGTGAAGTACGCCCGCTCCAACTTCATGACGCCGATCCCGGTGGTGGCAAGCTTTGAGGCGCTGAACGCCAGGCTGGCTGAGCGTTGCCGTCTCCGGCAGGGGGAACGAGCCGGGCGGCATGCCGGGACGATCGGAGAACGGCTTGTCGCCGATCTGGCGGCGTTGCGCGACCTGCCGGCCGTGCCGCTGGAGCCGTGCGAGAAGCGCAGCGCGCGGGTCTCCTCGACCGCATTGGTGCGCTACCGCTCAAACGATTACTCCGTGCCCACAGCTTACGGCTTTCAGGATGTCGTGGTGAAGGGCTTCGTCGATGCGGTCGTGATCCTGTGCGGTGGCGCCGAGATTGCCCGTCACCCGCGCTGCTATGGCGAAGGCGTGTTCGTCTCCAACCCACTGCATTATCTCGCCCTGATCGAGACCAAGCCCAATGCGCTCGACCAGGCGGCGGCGCTCCAGGGCTGGGATCTGCCCGAGGCCTTCCAGCACCTGCGCCATCTGCTGGAGGCGCGCATGGGCAACCGTGGCAAGCGCGAGTTCATCCAGGTGCTGCGGCTGATGGAGGCGATGCCGCGAGATATGGTGACCTTCGCGGTGACCGAGGCGATCCGCCTCGGTGCCATCGGCTTCGACGCGGTCAAGCTGATCGCGCTGGCGCGGATCGAGCGCAGGCCCGCCCGTCTCGACCTGTCGGCCTATCCCCATCTGCCGAGGACGACGGTCAGGACAACCGCGGCCGCCGACTATGCCGTGCTCCTGCCGGAGGAAGCGGCATGA
- a CDS encoding GlxA family transcriptional regulator, whose product MTSIGGNDILPSFPAKRMIAAMEDGLFQHNVVFVVFPGAMLLDLAGPLAAFELSCETAGGEIAPYRLTVASAAGGLVRTSSGIELMSRSLADIRDVDTLIVVGGLGVHEAASQPLLVDWLSARAEEIRRICSVCTGAFILAAAGLLGRRKVVTHWGSCKLLQDRYPDVIVSPDAIYERDGPIWTSAGVTAGIDLALALIEEDRGHAEAIRVAKRLVVFMKRAGGQTQFSVPLVLQEADDGGFETLHSWMQDHLGDDLRVDVLAARVAMSPRTFARLYFARTGRTPAKVVEELRLESARRALEETRQSIKEIATRNGFVDEERMRRAFRRRLSVSPQDYRGKFGTGETRHRVAENMTSD is encoded by the coding sequence ATGACAAGCATCGGCGGAAACGACATTCTGCCCTCGTTTCCTGCCAAGCGGATGATCGCTGCCATGGAGGACGGCTTGTTCCAGCATAACGTCGTCTTCGTCGTGTTTCCCGGTGCGATGTTGCTCGACCTGGCGGGCCCACTGGCGGCGTTCGAGCTGTCCTGCGAAACCGCTGGCGGCGAGATCGCGCCCTATCGGCTGACCGTGGCGTCCGCGGCTGGCGGACTTGTCAGGACGTCATCGGGAATTGAGCTCATGAGCCGGTCGCTCGCTGACATCCGCGACGTCGACACGCTGATCGTCGTTGGCGGCCTGGGAGTCCATGAGGCGGCAAGCCAGCCGCTGCTCGTCGATTGGCTGTCTGCTCGCGCCGAGGAAATTCGGCGGATTTGCTCGGTGTGCACGGGCGCATTCATTCTGGCCGCGGCGGGACTACTCGGTCGTCGAAAAGTCGTTACGCATTGGGGGTCCTGCAAACTTCTACAGGACCGCTACCCTGACGTTATTGTATCGCCGGACGCAATCTATGAGCGCGACGGCCCAATCTGGACGTCGGCAGGCGTGACTGCCGGGATCGACCTCGCACTCGCCCTGATCGAGGAAGATCGGGGTCATGCCGAAGCGATCCGCGTTGCGAAGAGGCTGGTCGTCTTCATGAAACGAGCCGGGGGCCAGACGCAGTTCAGCGTGCCTCTGGTTCTGCAGGAAGCGGATGACGGCGGCTTCGAGACCCTGCACAGCTGGATGCAGGACCATCTCGGCGATGACCTGCGGGTCGACGTCCTGGCTGCACGGGTCGCCATGAGTCCTCGCACCTTCGCGCGCTTATACTTTGCGCGAACCGGCCGAACGCCGGCGAAGGTTGTCGAAGAGCTGCGATTGGAATCTGCGCGCCGCGCTCTCGAAGAAACCCGGCAGAGCATCAAGGAGATCGCAACCCGCAACGGCTTTGTCGATGAGGAGAGGATGAGGAGGGCTTTCCGCCGGCGACTTAGCGTCAGCCCTCAAGATTACAGGGGCAAGTTCGGAACAGGTGAGACGAGACATCGCGTCGCCGAGAACATGACATCGGATTGA
- a CDS encoding DJ-1/PfpI family protein — translation MSFPPMLVMLKDQAAAMTEASLSKATLEIGLLFFPGMTQLDVTGPFEVLARLPGARIHLLWKRIEPITSDVGLTLMPTTAFDDCPKLDVLCVGGGPGQMALMDDPEIMGFVARAGVTARYVTSVCAGSLILAGAGLLTGYKSACHWLSRDQLEVLGAVPVAERIVVDRNRISGGGVTAGIDFAFRVAAELCGEDVAKRLQLMLEYDPQPPFDITERNAPAELLAAIRESARPMLEERLRSSERAVARLRDGGFGLHRHDPDLASADGGAL, via the coding sequence ATGTCGTTTCCGCCGATGCTTGTCATGCTCAAAGATCAGGCCGCAGCAATGACGGAGGCATCCTTGAGTAAAGCTACGTTGGAAATCGGACTTCTGTTCTTTCCCGGCATGACCCAGCTGGATGTCACGGGTCCTTTTGAGGTGTTGGCGCGTCTTCCGGGAGCGCGGATACATCTGCTCTGGAAACGCATCGAGCCGATCACGAGCGATGTCGGTCTCACTCTGATGCCGACAACCGCGTTCGACGACTGTCCGAAGCTCGACGTTCTCTGCGTCGGCGGCGGCCCCGGGCAGATGGCGCTGATGGACGATCCCGAGATCATGGGCTTCGTGGCGCGGGCCGGCGTGACCGCTCGCTACGTGACATCGGTATGCGCTGGCAGCCTTATTCTGGCCGGGGCCGGGCTTCTAACCGGCTACAAATCTGCATGTCATTGGCTCTCGCGCGATCAATTGGAGGTATTGGGCGCAGTTCCCGTCGCTGAACGCATCGTCGTGGATCGCAATCGCATATCGGGCGGCGGCGTGACGGCAGGCATCGACTTCGCGTTCCGCGTTGCAGCCGAACTCTGCGGAGAGGATGTCGCCAAACGTCTTCAGTTGATGCTGGAATACGATCCGCAGCCACCATTCGATATCACCGAGCGAAACGCCCCTGCCGAATTGCTGGCAGCTATTCGTGAATCCGCGCGTCCGATGCTCGAGGAAAGGCTGCGCTCGAGCGAGCGAGCCGTCGCTCGCCTGCGAGATGGCGGCTTCGGTCTCCACCGGCACGATCCGGACCTGGCCTCGGCCGATGGTGGGGCGCTGTGA
- the istB gene encoding IS21-like element helper ATPase IstB, with product MPAGTTSGTPQVLLAHHLKQLKLPTVLREYDKVARECARDGVDHPRYLLRLIELELIDRERRTVERRIRAARFPAVKSFDTFDFAAIPDLNKMLVLELARCGYLLRRENIIALGNSGTGKTHVALALGLAACQKGFSVTFTTAASLVNQLLEARDERRLLKLQRDLQAVKLLIVDELGYVPLSPTGAELLFETFSQRYERGSTIVTSNLPFEDWTSVLGSERLTGALLDRLTHHVSILAMNGDSYRLKQSAGRRRAIAAAEQNQATVEHIDPNTGEITES from the coding sequence ATGCCGGCGGGAACGACCAGCGGCACGCCGCAGGTCCTGCTGGCGCATCATCTCAAGCAGCTGAAGCTGCCGACGGTGCTGCGCGAGTACGACAAGGTCGCCCGCGAATGCGCGCGCGATGGCGTCGATCATCCGCGCTATCTGCTGCGCCTGATCGAGCTCGAACTGATCGACCGCGAGCGCCGCACGGTCGAGCGGCGCATCCGGGCGGCGCGCTTCCCGGCGGTGAAGAGCTTCGACACCTTCGACTTCGCCGCCATCCCCGACCTCAACAAGATGCTCGTCCTGGAGCTGGCACGCTGCGGTTATCTCCTGCGCCGGGAGAACATCATCGCGCTCGGCAATAGCGGCACCGGCAAGACCCATGTCGCGCTCGCACTTGGCCTGGCGGCTTGCCAGAAAGGCTTCTCCGTCACGTTCACGACGGCGGCTTCTCTGGTCAACCAGTTGCTGGAGGCCCGCGACGAGCGCCGCCTGCTCAAGCTTCAGCGCGATCTGCAGGCGGTCAAGCTGCTCATCGTCGACGAACTTGGCTACGTGCCGTTGTCGCCGACCGGAGCCGAGCTCTTGTTCGAGACCTTCTCGCAACGCTACGAGCGCGGCTCGACCATCGTCACCTCGAACCTGCCCTTCGAGGACTGGACCTCGGTCCTGGGATCGGAGCGTCTCACCGGCGCACTGCTCGACCGGCTCACCCACCACGTCAGCATCCTGGCCATGAACGGCGACAGCTACCGGCTCAAACAATCCGCCGGCCGACGCCGCGCTATCGCCGCGGCGGAGCAAAACCAGGCCACCGTCGAGCACATCGATCCAAACACCGGCGAGATCACCGAAAGCTGA